Proteins found in one Schistocerca serialis cubense isolate TAMUIC-IGC-003099 chromosome 5, iqSchSeri2.2, whole genome shotgun sequence genomic segment:
- the LOC126481169 gene encoding uncharacterized protein LOC126481169 encodes MASLAFLMLAAFLSNTAAAPAQNTPATTNSALGIDVSPSAELTQTSGHAQHAVNGEEDDAYYYTYDGDDTDAAAPAGVEDEYAAGGDDMDAAASMAFRPLFRYRAQQRNRRRMRAERRYRSSRNHW; translated from the exons ATGGCATCTCTGGCGTTTCTG ATGCTCGCTGCATTCCTCAGCAACACTGCTGCCGCTCCGGCCCAGAATACACCGGCAACAACGAACTCAGCACTTGGAATCGATGTCTCCCCGAGTGCAGAACTGACACAGACCAGCGGACATGCACAGCACGCTGTAAACGGAGAGGAAGACGACGCATATTATTACACCTACGACGGCGATGACACGGACGCAGCGGCACCGGCCGGCGTGGAAGACGAGTACGCGGCCGGCGGCGACGACATGGATGCGGCGGCGTCCATGGCGTTCCGGCCGCTGTTTCGCTACCGGGCGCAGCAGAGGAACCGCCGGCGGATGCGCGCCGAGCGCCGCTACCGCAGCAGCAGAAACCACTGGTGA